DNA sequence from the Dreissena polymorpha isolate Duluth1 chromosome 3, UMN_Dpol_1.0, whole genome shotgun sequence genome:
gtgtaaagtataagatggtaaaaatagcaccacactggaattgggaacgtcccattttgtacacgggtattttctacttatttatctgttgtgtactggaatgttttccattctttgtgtatttatatattaaattattttctcgtacaataagggcatttaccatagataaataaaacattgtgcaagtttaaacataattatgtttgtatgcagaaatctgcaaatgcaaccgagtttaccaacggctattattagataaactgctccggttcatttgaacagcagtaatgtagagtacatgacgtagcgtgtgacgaagaagaaagtttatcgcgttcataaactcatttgaataaagtgatagaatggcataagggtctttatttaactatgctaaaataattattaaagaccctagatgcaaaatcgtcaattattgagttaaatggattattagatggattttaaaggataattaaaggtaagatactagttcttacgtgttttgatttttgtttgtacttttgtcgttccctgttctcggggaaatgattttaacatgggcgccattgatgcatcggatcacacacggcatacccataacattttataaaaaacacgttctgcgcgtccttaaattcgtccgaagtcggaaaacgtattgccctgtatattttgtcaaataaagtgtcagtcgctgcaattgtctgtttactcgtcaaaattgtcaaggtcttcgatagctaaagaaacttcagcgtacagtttatttagtattgaaagacctgtacaaagtcgcgccagtcaaaaatcataaaaagcgacataaagttatggtagccagaactaggtcgtcgatggtgtacatgtatgttgacatcgacagcattttgtcaggagcaatcgccgccatattggatttgatcattttctttcgaaaataaaatgaattatagtaaagtaaaatcttcttttcgcggtcgtaatgtgttaaaattcgcatactgcgtaaaattgaatgtaggcatatggtgatattttttacttgttttacagtttgtgtgtgaattttttaaagactattttgcgtaccagaacaaatacatgtatatcactacgcatggttacatttgttagattttaagcgcttttatgactgaattaaaattattgttaaggttattagatctatttatgttaaatgtcacgttgaaaaaatcaaatgggataaatagaatactaggattagcgttgaatacagagaagtttatgttgctcggctcgaacaccgaaagcgctcgccaaggctcgcgcttccggcgttctaagcctcgcaacataaacttctctgtattcaacgctaacctagtattctctatatattcatGACTTTGTTTCGCGTTACATTCACGCCACATTTTTCTCATATATGAAAATTAACACCAAAGTGTGTACAAATTGTCCATATTTTAGATTTTACTTAAATGCGTTCTGTTTAAAGCATGCTCTCCTCGGTAGCGTTAAACAGTTGGAAAACAAATTACTTGTTTCAAATTGTTTCATTTAATCAACAGCGTTCCGTTGCCTCATATATGGGCAACAGCGTGCATGCTGTTGATAAGAACAACCGTGACCTGCTTTATAAACAGTGCCATTGAGTTGCAAAGTGTATATATctatgtaatacatatattcacATAACAGGTGTTAAAAATCActgtattataatttattaatgttcTCCGCACCAAATAGAAATTTCAGTTCGATTATCTGCAAAttgtaaaaatgcaaatattaataTCTTACGGGTAAAATGTACAATAATTTCGAGCTAACCATAGTGTAgctaaattatcatttaaaaaatcagAGCGTTTCATTGCCTGTGATGCGTTATAACATTTTTCTTGAGTAAATAAAATGGCATTTATTATAATTGTACCAACCCATATCTTACTGACTAGTGTGCCAAATATCACTGAATCCTACGTTTGTTAAAATGTGCAGTACACCAATGCTACAACAGTCGACACCACAAtcagtttaatatattttattcataattttcaattaaaacaattccattttcttataaaaaacaAACTACATACATACACAATCTATAAAATCAGTTAGATGGAAATGAAAAGTTTATGTTCAATGCATATAAATCAAACATTAAGTAATAACTGGTAGAACATTTAATTCTTTTTAAAGCATTAATGGATTAAGCAAGACTCAAAAATTACAGGGGCGGTGAACTCACCTTTTCTACACCATATCAGACTGGTCTGATATCACATGCTATCAGAAGTAACCAACCTGAgatattttcttttcatttattttagtattatcaaaataaacaaacaagacAAAATCATCATTATTCCACTGAATGCTTAAAAATGTGGCAATGCAATtcttataattatcattatttttatgacaacaataataaaataaatgtattaaccccttaaacaacttaaaataacaatagcaataataataacataaatatccaACATTATTTTTGGCCTAATGTAACATTATTAACTACTTCTGTGTATCAGcaattttattaacattaaaaaaaagttcatcaaaaacaataacgatatatatttcatacataaaacCAGAAACTGGAATTGACAATAGTCAATTGTAATATACACAACAATGAAAAACCTAACAGACATTTCACTCCTGTATGAACAACAATACGATGGCCACATCAATAAGCAAAAACTCAATTAGATTGGGTGTATTATTGCATTAAATAGTATTAGGAacagatttaaaaaaagtaacttCAAGGTAAGCGACAACAATATGTACAAGTGAAATACATATCTAATCCAGAGAACCCTATTTTGCATTAAATTCCCCAGACTTTCCCCCAGATTTATGCACAAGACGTATGTCAGTGATCACAATGTCCTTCGTGACCGCCTTGCACATGTCATACACGGTAACTGCAGCTATGGCAACGGCAGTAATAGCTTCCATCTCTACTCCAGTCTTACCATGAGTCTTGACAAGGGAGGTGACTCTAATGGCATGACAGTTTTCAACAAGTTCAAGGTTAATATCTATTTTTGAAATCGGGATATTATGGCACAGTGGAATTAGGTCACTTGTCCTTTTTGCTGCATTGATTCCTGCAATCTTTGCAACCGTTAAAACATCGCCTTTCTTTAATTTGTTTGTTAGTACGAGATTGTATGCCACTTCATTTAGGAGAACGTAACCCGTAGCAACCGCCACCCGAGGCGTGTCTGACTTCTTACTGATATCAACCATGTTTAGTTTGCCGGCATCATCTGTATGGGTGAGCTTTGGAAGGTCGCTAGAATTCAAATATTTTTCTTCATTCTCATTGTGCAAACCTTGACCAGCATTAGTATTCACAGaattatttgaagtttgaaaattGTGACCATATTCTTCCCAAAACTTGCTATTATTGTTTGTTTCGCTGTTTGTTTCCATCACATTTGGACTCAAATGATCTTTAATGGTAGTGAATTTCCTGAGATTTTCTAAATCAGAAGGAGAATAGCCTTCACCAAACAAAGTCCAAAATCTTTCATGTTCAGAGGTTGCATTATAACCTGTACTGAGAATGTTCATTGGATTCTGTACGTCTGTAGCATTAACTGGCATATATAGATGATCATTTGTCAAATTTTCTTGTTGGTCTTTTACAGAAAATATTTCAGAAGAGTACCGGCCCATGGTTTTACTTTGATTAACCACAGCATCAAAATATTGTTCATCCACAAAGTTCATGTTAGATTTGTACTTGgagtttatattatgtttttcactGAAATCAGAGGTAGCAGAAACGATCGACAATCCGTCTTGCAAATGATGAATTTCACTTGAAGCAGATGACTCATTTGCAAGGCTTCCAAAGAACTGTTCATCAATAAAACTGCTCCCTGGTTCTGaataattgttttgcatattgCCTGTCTGGTTAGAAGAGTTCATCGATTCACTGTCATTGATTTTctgattatatttattatacgaAACACGTCTATGGTTGCTATCATCTGATTTGTCATCATTATTTAAGACAGCAACCGTATGAAAAGTAGACACATGGATAGTTTGAGCACCATTTTGACGCATATTTAAGGAAATTCCAGCTTGAAGGGACAATCCATTGCACAGCAATGCATCACCTGAAAACCAAAGAAAAAAGTATAGCATTTACGAATCATTATAATAAACTTTTGAACACTTGTGTTACATAATTGGGATTTATACAAAGTTACCCGGACACAGATGTTATTGAATGAATATTTGAATGTACAACAGCTTTTAAATTTAGCATAAGATTTCATAACATACATGTAGCAGCCACACAAGATATGATTTACGCCTACATCTATGAAGACAATATACCTCAGGATTTCAATAactaataaattgttattattttatttcataaaagtactcaaacaaaaacacaaaatacacacATTATTAACAGTCAGATAATTAGATTCATTACTATACTGtatatataacaagagatgtttgtaaaacatgtatgccacTCCCCAAAGCAAAGTCGTCACAGTGACCATTACCTAAGATCACTTTAtatacaaacaagagcaccgcataacgggtgccacgctcggctgagaaagcttgtcagattttttttttttttagaggtcacagtgaccttgacctttgacctagtgacccaacaagagatgtgtttgtcagaacaaaatgccccctactgcgccgcattgaaataacatttctatttatcatttgtcaGGTATAGAAATCATGTCCCTTTAAAGgtcattacttcccttgaattttgtccaatccaatcaggggtgggggtgggggggtggggagggtctcacagtcaattatgaccatgtcagacatcactgacaaccaaggcctgtggtttaaaagagatcatagccaaagttgatcatgtatctatggacataagtccacaggtatgtaatgaacatcaaagaaattataattatatcattaaaagaaaatattgacaaatcaatcatttgggttataaataatcaaaataataaatctgtacagtaactgtgaaaagaacttcaattcttggtaaggaaatatataatatgagatttataattatataaattacttccctttaaaataattgtctgtaacaaatctctatttttagtagcaaataatttaaagccactaccatgactgtagtttcacaactcaaaatgtgcagctccatgacataaacatgcatgccaaatatataaagtggctatgttcaatattgaataattttctccctttttaaagcttattacttcccttaaatctgtattttttaccatagaccgtaaaggattactttgaccttttaccacaatgtgtttgtcagaaacacaatgtcgcctactgcgccactttgatttatttaacaaaaatatatacgtgggcaggtcagataactatgtccatttaaagcttattactttccttgactttgtttttttgaccctagaccttgaaggatgatgttcaccttgaaattttaccactcaaaatgtgcagctccatgagatacacatgcatgccaaatatcaaggtgctatcttcaatatttaaaaacttatggccaatgttaaggtttaagcacgacgcctacggtggACGGCGTatacgagctggctatgacaatagcttgggttttctccgaaaacagcctcgctaataattAAGGTTACTCTTTtgtcaaatataaacaaagactaACCAACATACTAGTTTATTAAATTCTAAGAATTTGTAGATGTTGTGAAGAAACAAATCTCATGACACAAGCTCCTGCTACCATAAtctttgacctgatgacctcaaTGGTAAAAGGTGTCTTAGTTTCACACAAGTAAACAATTTTCGTGATCCTAGGTTGAAGGGTGAAAACACATTTACTGTTCCAAACACTTTGAATTAt
Encoded proteins:
- the LOC127875249 gene encoding molybdenum cofactor biosynthesis protein 1-like isoform X1 produces the protein MRRLLLNVVKLIDSNQLVKSSRFCSHISAITSQKNTEEPEGHVKSLDHRSVSSVVHNDVLTDTFGRRHTYLRISLTERCNLRCQYCMPEGGVSLTPNERLLSSEEILKLSELFVKEGITKIRLTGGEPLVRKDIVDIVAGLSYLRRYGLQSVAMSTNGITLARRLPELKEAGLDLLNISLDTLVPAKFEFVTRRKGWDKVMKGIDTALELGYSPVKVNCVVMRGINDDEICDFVALTEHKNIDIRFIEYMPFDGNKWNFKKMVPYQELVSVIKEKYPAFHRIPDQPNDTSKGYKVDGFQGQVGFITSMSEHFCSSCNRLRLTADGNLKVCLFGNAEVSLRDAVRGGSSDEELLSVISAAVSRKKKQHAGMFNLSKMKNRPMILIGDALLCNGLSLQAGISLNMRQNGAQTIHVSTFHTVAVLNNDDKSDDSNHRRVSYNKYNQKINDSESMNSSNQTGNMQNNYSEPGSSFIDEQFFGSLANESSASSEIHHLQDGLSIVSATSDFSEKHNINSKYKSNMNFVDEQYFDAVVNQSKTMGRYSSEIFSVKDQQENLTNDHLYMPVNATDVQNPMNILSTGYNATSEHERFWTLFGEGYSPSDLENLRKFTTIKDHLSPNVMETNSETNNNSKFWEEYGHNFQTSNNSVNTNAGQGLHNENEEKYLNSSDLPKLTHTDDAGKLNMVDISKKSDTPRVAVATGYVLLNEVAYNLVLTNKLKKGDVLTVAKIAGINAAKRTSDLIPLCHNIPISKIDINLELVENCHAIRVTSLVKTHGKTGVEMEAITAVAIAAVTVYDMCKAVTKDIVITDIRLVHKSGGKSGEFNAK